A single window of Anaerolineae bacterium DNA harbors:
- a CDS encoding extracellular solute-binding protein, producing MANLSRRRFMGLLGLGVGGGAVLSACGATPTPQVIERVVEKEVTKIVEGTPQIVKETVVVKETVVVEQGAPQQRGEGVILRYSHWGDPDEAELWRQLAQEYTDANEGVTVVTMHIPQQYETKIQAMFAANDPPDVMFIQEEPLPKYADKGLYMDMDPLVERDAAELNLDDFFPLTQEYFKWDKEAQRFMQGTRYAMPAEGGPVLWFLNLDVWEAAGAKIPEDNGANWSIDDFFVAMDTIRVLRPDGSMERGGFPWPGGAGSLPILWTWSGGRVNNLTEDLSACALDTPESVEVHQIFWNWMHVDRICPLAGQDMVGISGIDQFVSGRIGGQRTGPWFFPQVRRATTDADGNRSVNWDVFHFPRHPNGVRLTRQSFDGWTMPTILPEFKREPAWGFIKYMLSHDGQSRITQLGRAMPTRPSVANSEAFVRPDTPEHEEVFVQSMEYANQEQITKVHAEMWQILNKYYDILYNPKTKDELTVPEALKRMAAGVNQLLETGELPPTY from the coding sequence ATGGCGAACTTGAGCAGACGGCGGTTCATGGGGTTGCTGGGCCTGGGCGTGGGGGGAGGAGCGGTGTTGTCGGCTTGCGGGGCGACGCCCACGCCGCAGGTGATCGAGCGGGTGGTGGAGAAGGAGGTCACCAAGATTGTCGAGGGCACTCCTCAGATCGTGAAGGAGACGGTGGTCGTCAAGGAGACGGTGGTAGTAGAGCAGGGGGCGCCCCAGCAGAGGGGGGAGGGAGTGATACTGCGCTACAGCCACTGGGGGGATCCGGATGAGGCCGAGCTGTGGCGGCAGTTGGCGCAGGAGTACACGGATGCCAACGAGGGTGTGACGGTGGTGACCATGCACATCCCTCAGCAGTACGAGACCAAGATTCAGGCCATGTTTGCTGCCAATGATCCTCCGGATGTGATGTTCATTCAGGAGGAGCCCTTGCCCAAGTATGCGGACAAGGGGCTGTACATGGACATGGATCCGTTGGTGGAAAGGGACGCTGCTGAGCTCAATCTGGACGACTTCTTCCCTCTGACTCAAGAGTACTTCAAGTGGGACAAGGAAGCTCAGCGGTTCATGCAGGGCACGCGCTACGCCATGCCCGCGGAGGGCGGTCCGGTTCTCTGGTTTCTGAACCTGGACGTCTGGGAGGCCGCTGGGGCCAAGATCCCGGAGGACAATGGCGCAAATTGGAGCATTGACGACTTCTTCGTGGCCATGGACACGATTCGGGTGCTGAGACCAGATGGCTCGATGGAGAGGGGTGGATTCCCCTGGCCTGGTGGCGCCGGGAGCCTGCCTATCCTGTGGACCTGGTCGGGCGGGCGGGTGAACAACCTGACTGAGGACCTGAGCGCCTGCGCCCTGGATACTCCAGAGTCGGTGGAAGTACACCAGATCTTCTGGAACTGGATGCACGTGGACCGCATCTGTCCTTTGGCCGGTCAGGACATGGTAGGCATCAGCGGCATAGATCAGTTCGTTTCAGGCAGGATCGGCGGGCAGCGGACTGGGCCCTGGTTCTTCCCTCAGGTGAGGCGGGCGACGACTGACGCCGACGGCAACCGATCGGTCAACTGGGACGTGTTTCACTTCCCCCGGCACCCGAACGGTGTGCGGCTCACCCGGCAGTCTTTCGATGGCTGGACGATGCCCACAATCTTGCCCGAGTTCAAGCGAGAGCCGGCCTGGGGTTTCATCAAGTACATGCTGAGCCACGACGGCCAGAGCCGCATCACGCAACTGGGGCGAGCCATGCCGACCAGGCCCAGCGTGGCGAACTCGGAGGCCTTTGTCCGGCCGGATACTCCCGAGCACGAAGAGGTGTTCGTGCAGTCAATGGAGTACGCCAACCAGGAGCAGATCACCAAGGTCCACGCGGAGATGTGGCAGATCCTCAACAAGTACTACGATATCCTCTACAACCCCAAGACCAAGGACGAGCTAACAGTGCCGGAGGCTCTCAAACGGATGGCGGCAGGAGTCAACCAGCTCCTGGAGACGGGCGAACTTCCGCCCACCTACTAG
- a CDS encoding response regulator encodes MQPEDLRRQPQSEPQAPGAADIREALELLYDNAALAGCSMARYWPAISSIESPTDKAQSLRSLLLDAIESLRPVRRSPAYSRAERDYEVLSLRYASGLSMDQIAAQLCVGERQVYRDLRRAEEKLTQILQASAPPQTTETVTLRREAMRQELALLRQSRETVDCVQALRAAAAAVEPLAQSRGIDLGLHLPPGPLLAQCSPGVLRTTLIGVLSGVVQCASAGRASAGLALEGRQPTFWTTFSASGSRALAHLAEAVASARALEFDSSLSELSADEWRLTVSLPPLSPRRVLVVEDNPSAAGLYERYLDGTGWQALRLSDPLRAVEVAMTERLDAIILDIMMPKVDGWTVLQNLRLTPQTASIPIVVCSVIHDPALGAALGVSEYLTKPVSRLDLLSALARVVGRQD; translated from the coding sequence ATGCAGCCAGAAGATCTCAGAAGACAGCCACAGTCGGAACCTCAGGCGCCCGGAGCGGCAGACATCAGAGAGGCGCTCGAGCTGCTCTATGACAACGCAGCGCTGGCGGGCTGCAGCATGGCCCGCTACTGGCCGGCGATTTCCTCCATCGAATCCCCAACCGACAAGGCTCAGAGCCTCCGCTCCCTCCTCCTCGATGCCATCGAGTCCCTCCGCCCTGTTCGCCGGTCGCCGGCCTACTCGCGAGCCGAGCGCGACTATGAGGTGCTTTCTCTCCGCTACGCCTCTGGGCTGAGCATGGACCAGATCGCCGCTCAGTTGTGCGTGGGAGAGCGGCAGGTCTACCGAGACTTGCGCCGGGCAGAGGAGAAGCTCACCCAGATCCTCCAGGCGAGTGCACCGCCCCAGACCACCGAGACTGTCACTCTCCGCCGGGAGGCCATGCGTCAGGAACTCGCCCTCCTCAGACAGAGTCGCGAGACCGTGGACTGCGTGCAAGCGCTCCGCGCTGCCGCGGCCGCCGTAGAGCCTTTGGCCCAGAGTCGAGGGATAGATCTAGGGCTGCATCTTCCGCCAGGGCCGCTCTTGGCCCAGTGCAGTCCGGGCGTGCTGCGGACCACGCTCATCGGGGTGTTGAGCGGCGTGGTCCAATGCGCGTCTGCCGGCCGCGCCTCCGCGGGCCTGGCGCTGGAGGGAAGACAGCCAACCTTCTGGACTACCTTCAGCGCTTCTGGCTCCCGGGCCCTGGCGCACCTGGCGGAGGCAGTGGCTTCCGCTCGAGCCCTCGAGTTCGATTCCTCCCTGTCTGAGTTGTCAGCCGACGAATGGCGGCTGACGGTCTCCCTCCCTCCCCTGTCCCCGCGCCGGGTGTTGGTCGTCGAGGACAACCCCAGCGCCGCCGGTCTGTACGAACGGTATCTGGACGGAACCGGCTGGCAGGCACTTCGCCTGTCCGACCCGCTCCGGGCAGTGGAGGTGGCCATGACCGAGCGCCTGGATGCCATCATCCTAGACATCATGATGCCAAAGGTGGACGGCTGGACGGTGCTGCAGAACCTGCGTCTTACCCCTCAGACTGCCAGCATTCCGATTGTCGTGTGCTCGGTCATCCATGACCCTGCTCTGGGCGCGGCCCTGGGAGTCAGCGAGTACCTCACCAAGCCGGTGTCCCGTCTCGATCTTCTCTCAGCGCTGGCTCGCGTTGTTGGTCGCCAGGACTAG
- a CDS encoding hybrid sensor histidine kinase/response regulator produces the protein MGAAGELWSSNWPDTHARLVRVVALYVGSLALLRAWTEVERLDASVGRVSVWLLLLVVAGYVAAIGADRRPLLSTGLLIGGSLGAALAPAAAYGNPVGLGQLLAPALAAAFLVPHPGSWLVLLGIVACAWLAPVWGLAAPARLDVVAYVLAPGASVAVCLGGLQQELRRAWQHSNEAARLAEQVRARREEVNKLNKALQLSNYLLKRSNYELALARQEAEEARHAKERFATCVSHELRTPLNIILGFAEVMQRFPETYGEMSWPALLRQDVAEIQRSARYLSDLVDDVLDLARIQVLRMPIHREWVDLGELMQDAAALARRLVVGKPVQIDLELDEDVPQLFVDRTRVRQVLLNLLANASRFTEQGSIRMGVRAKDEEVEVYVSDTGPGIPTDQLDTIFDEFRQAGGEHLDSQQGSGLGLAIAQRFVQMHGGHIWVDSRLGEGSTFRFTLPLRSKQVSPSVLPDLHSPPASPDEPSLVVVDPDPRAAIYLHRWLDGFHVWAAADSAQAVNLVKEKQAVAVVLNLPPGTQAGDTVGADLNGTVPVIRCALPCGAWLVDDELFESWLVKPISTACLEEALGTGKPWSKVLVVDDDRAFVQLAARMLQALRPSCTVGWANSAQEALARVAAEGWDVLLLDIALPDMDGRHLAQMMRTACQGSAVRILAVSGLQPGEDQERLSGSSFYVTRPSGLREQEVLALLRATLQCLGPSPGDQQREPALREDRDGTPAW, from the coding sequence ATGGGGGCAGCGGGCGAACTGTGGAGCTCGAACTGGCCGGACACACATGCTAGGCTGGTGCGGGTGGTGGCGCTATACGTCGGTTCCCTGGCGCTGCTTCGGGCATGGACGGAGGTCGAGCGGCTCGACGCCAGCGTCGGGCGTGTGAGCGTCTGGCTGCTGCTGCTGGTGGTGGCGGGCTATGTGGCTGCCATCGGAGCAGACCGAAGACCGCTGTTGAGCACTGGCCTTCTGATCGGTGGAAGCCTGGGGGCTGCCTTAGCACCGGCGGCGGCCTATGGTAACCCGGTCGGGCTCGGGCAACTGCTGGCCCCGGCCCTGGCCGCCGCGTTCCTGGTGCCTCACCCCGGGTCGTGGCTGGTGCTGCTGGGCATCGTGGCTTGCGCCTGGTTGGCCCCGGTCTGGGGCCTGGCCGCCCCGGCACGGCTGGATGTCGTGGCCTACGTGCTTGCCCCGGGAGCATCGGTGGCGGTCTGTTTAGGGGGGCTGCAGCAGGAGCTGCGCCGTGCCTGGCAGCACAGCAATGAGGCTGCTCGCCTAGCCGAGCAGGTTCGCGCTCGGCGCGAGGAAGTCAACAAGCTCAACAAGGCGCTGCAGCTCTCCAACTACCTGCTCAAGCGGAGCAACTACGAGCTAGCTTTGGCCAGGCAGGAGGCCGAGGAGGCCCGGCATGCCAAGGAGCGGTTCGCAACTTGTGTCAGCCATGAGCTGCGCACCCCCCTCAACATCATCCTGGGATTCGCCGAGGTGATGCAGCGATTCCCGGAGACCTACGGTGAGATGTCCTGGCCGGCGCTGCTGCGGCAGGACGTCGCCGAGATCCAGCGCAGTGCCCGCTACCTCTCCGACCTGGTGGACGACGTACTGGATCTGGCTCGCATCCAGGTGCTGCGCATGCCCATCCACCGAGAGTGGGTGGATCTTGGGGAGCTTATGCAGGATGCGGCCGCGCTGGCGCGTCGCCTGGTGGTGGGCAAACCGGTGCAGATAGACCTGGAGCTCGATGAGGATGTCCCCCAGCTTTTCGTGGACCGTACTCGAGTGCGGCAGGTTCTGCTGAATCTCCTGGCCAACGCCAGCCGTTTCACCGAACAAGGCAGCATCAGGATGGGCGTACGGGCCAAGGACGAAGAGGTAGAGGTGTACGTGAGCGATACTGGCCCGGGGATACCGACCGATCAGCTGGACACTATCTTCGATGAGTTCCGGCAGGCCGGGGGGGAGCACCTCGACTCCCAACAGGGTTCAGGCCTCGGGCTGGCCATTGCTCAGCGATTCGTGCAGATGCACGGCGGGCATATTTGGGTGGATAGCCGGCTGGGAGAAGGGAGCACCTTCCGCTTCACTCTGCCCCTCAGGTCAAAACAGGTGTCGCCCTCTGTGCTGCCCGATCTACACTCCCCTCCAGCGTCCCCCGATGAGCCCTCGCTAGTGGTTGTGGACCCCGACCCTCGGGCAGCCATCTACCTCCACCGCTGGCTGGACGGATTCCATGTTTGGGCGGCTGCGGACTCGGCTCAGGCCGTCAACCTGGTGAAGGAGAAGCAGGCTGTTGCTGTGGTCCTCAACTTGCCACCCGGCACCCAGGCAGGAGACACGGTTGGCGCCGACCTGAACGGAACGGTACCCGTAATACGGTGTGCGCTGCCTTGTGGCGCTTGGCTCGTGGATGACGAGCTCTTTGAGTCCTGGCTGGTCAAGCCCATCTCGACCGCTTGCCTGGAGGAAGCTCTCGGCACAGGCAAACCGTGGAGCAAGGTGCTGGTGGTGGACGATGATCGTGCCTTCGTGCAGTTGGCGGCCAGGATGCTTCAGGCCCTGCGTCCTTCTTGTACCGTGGGCTGGGCCAACAGCGCTCAGGAAGCCTTAGCTCGCGTGGCGGCGGAGGGCTGGGACGTCCTCTTGCTAGACATTGCCCTGCCCGACATGGACGGCCGGCACCTGGCGCAGATGATGCGCACGGCATGCCAGGGTTCGGCGGTCAGGATTCTGGCGGTGAGCGGTCTTCAGCCTGGGGAAGACCAAGAGAGGCTGAGCGGCAGTTCGTTCTATGTCACGCGACCGTCTGGGCTGCGCGAGCAGGAGGTCCTGGCGCTCCTGCGGGCGACGCTGCAGTGCCTCGGGCCTAGTCCTGGCGACCAACAACGCGAGCCAGCGCTGAGAGAAGATCGAGACGGGACACCGGCTTGGTGA
- a CDS encoding radical SAM protein: protein MADVLYVHPAKHGTAKSFRGLGTTYPFMPVGVVGLVNLLRSEGISVRGINYPAELAREPDFDLAASIGTGGGARVVLIDLHWYEHCFGAIDVARLCKRLMPDVAVILGGITATIYAREILASHSSVDCVVLGDAEATLVPLVQTLIAGRDPAEQNLPNLALRRGGEVVVHAPTFCAQPELLDRLDFVDLSFLDHPDWYRRMQFSATGLTADDERNTGHWLCIGRGCSLKCSFCGGGREAQRAIFGREAAVMRSPERVANDIGRLADLGVRQVSLSLDPCLAGPQYWRPLLKRLREAGIMIGLYNEHFALPGREFVRDLAETADVTYSELGFTLLSGSEAVRRRNGRHFSNRDFLRLLELLRSIGMPIYVYFSLNLPGENEKTLEETLSLADRIAGMYPPTLLKMISMFHTLDPLSPMAEESGAYGVDITYRSFQDYYNYCRATPAAGRVPSSALRGFRDRSTRDLDAMAERWNQWSRRRGGFCYPVPPTW, encoded by the coding sequence ATGGCAGACGTCCTGTATGTCCACCCGGCCAAGCACGGCACGGCCAAGTCCTTCCGCGGCTTGGGGACCACGTATCCGTTCATGCCCGTGGGCGTGGTGGGATTGGTCAACCTGCTAAGGTCCGAGGGCATCTCAGTGCGGGGCATCAACTACCCGGCCGAATTGGCTCGGGAACCCGACTTCGATCTAGCGGCGTCGATCGGGACCGGCGGAGGAGCGAGGGTAGTCCTGATCGACCTGCACTGGTACGAGCACTGCTTCGGAGCCATTGACGTAGCCCGCCTGTGCAAGCGCTTGATGCCCGATGTAGCGGTGATCCTGGGAGGCATCACGGCCACTATCTACGCCCGCGAGATCCTGGCGTCCCATTCTAGCGTGGATTGCGTAGTCCTGGGCGACGCAGAGGCGACACTAGTCCCTCTCGTGCAGACGCTGATCGCCGGTCGAGACCCTGCGGAGCAGAATCTGCCGAACCTGGCTCTGCGTCGCGGGGGAGAAGTGGTGGTGCACGCTCCGACGTTCTGCGCTCAGCCAGAACTCCTGGATAGGCTCGACTTCGTGGACCTAAGCTTCCTCGATCATCCGGACTGGTATCGCCGCATGCAGTTCTCTGCCACCGGCCTGACTGCTGACGATGAAAGGAACACTGGGCACTGGCTGTGCATCGGCCGTGGCTGCAGCCTCAAGTGCTCCTTCTGTGGCGGCGGCCGAGAGGCCCAGCGTGCCATCTTCGGGCGCGAAGCCGCGGTCATGCGATCGCCGGAGCGGGTAGCCAACGACATCGGCCGGCTGGCGGACTTGGGGGTGCGACAGGTGTCACTAAGCTTGGACCCGTGCCTGGCCGGGCCGCAGTACTGGCGGCCCCTACTCAAGCGACTGCGTGAGGCTGGAATCATGATCGGCCTATACAACGAGCATTTCGCCCTGCCCGGGCGGGAGTTTGTGCGCGACTTGGCGGAAACGGCCGACGTCACCTATAGCGAGCTCGGCTTCACCCTTCTCTCGGGCTCCGAGGCAGTACGGCGACGCAACGGCCGGCACTTCAGCAACCGTGACTTTCTGCGGCTCCTGGAGCTGCTTAGAAGCATCGGCATGCCCATCTACGTCTACTTCTCGCTGAACTTGCCGGGCGAGAATGAGAAGACGCTGGAGGAGACGCTTTCTCTGGCAGACCGAATCGCGGGGATGTATCCGCCAACGCTGCTGAAGATGATCAGCATGTTTCATACTCTTGACCCGCTGTCTCCGATGGCTGAGGAGTCCGGCGCCTATGGCGTGGATATCACGTACCGGAGTTTCCAGGACTACTACAATTACTGCAGGGCGACGCCAGCGGCGGGGCGGGTGCCCTCGTCCGCGTTGAGAGGCTTCCGCGATCGGTCGACGCGCGACCTGGATGCGATGGCGGAGAGGTGGAACCAATGGAGCCGACGACGGGGTGGCTTCTGCTACCCGGTGCCACCTACCTGGTAG
- a CDS encoding acetamidase encodes MKKQTRDVLYYTHSRNNRPTLTVEPGESFLVETELCSGDWLQDLSDAYRPGIGRGPNPSSGCTYVQGARPGDMLAVTVESIVPDNLGYTGFGPGANPFPDWIRQKEWGVVTKTVRIHDGLVEWSDQLKLPIRPMVGTLGTAPEFEEFLNSRNGPYGGNLDAQEVTTGATVYLPVYVEGGLLHVGDVHAIQGDGEICCGGGIECRATVQLKVKVLVRPKRMTWPRFMDSTHIGCFGCARPAEDAFRLAVQDLIYWLADDYALDEREVFLLLGQILEARCTQFVDPLYTYVAKVPLNYLPGMPASVGAT; translated from the coding sequence ATGAAGAAACAGACCCGCGACGTCCTGTACTACACCCACAGCCGCAACAACCGTCCTACTCTCACGGTGGAACCCGGCGAGAGCTTCCTGGTCGAGACCGAGCTCTGCTCCGGCGACTGGCTTCAAGACCTCTCCGACGCCTACCGACCGGGCATAGGCCGCGGCCCCAATCCCTCCAGCGGCTGCACCTACGTCCAAGGCGCCCGGCCCGGCGACATGCTCGCTGTCACGGTGGAGTCCATCGTGCCAGACAACCTGGGCTACACCGGCTTCGGCCCCGGCGCCAATCCCTTCCCCGACTGGATCCGCCAGAAGGAATGGGGCGTGGTCACCAAGACGGTGCGCATCCACGACGGTCTCGTGGAGTGGAGCGATCAGCTCAAGCTGCCCATCCGCCCCATGGTCGGCACTCTGGGCACGGCGCCCGAGTTCGAGGAATTCCTCAACAGCCGCAACGGCCCTTACGGAGGCAACCTCGACGCCCAGGAGGTCACCACCGGTGCCACGGTCTACCTTCCCGTATACGTCGAGGGCGGGCTGCTCCACGTGGGCGACGTGCACGCCATCCAGGGCGACGGAGAGATCTGCTGCGGCGGGGGTATCGAGTGCCGGGCAACGGTGCAGCTCAAGGTAAAGGTGCTCGTGCGGCCGAAGCGCATGACCTGGCCTCGCTTCATGGATTCCACCCACATCGGCTGCTTCGGGTGCGCCCGCCCCGCCGAGGACGCCTTCCGCCTGGCCGTGCAGGACCTAATCTACTGGCTGGCAGACGACTACGCCCTGGACGAACGCGAAGTGTTTCTGCTGCTGGGCCAGATCCTGGAAGCCCGTTGCACCCAGTTCGTGGACCCGCTGTACACGTACGTGGCCAAGGTGCCGCTCAACTACCTTCCCGGCATGCCCGCGTCCGTTGGCGCCACCTAG
- a CDS encoding zinc metallopeptidase, which produces MPFLFYNPTYWLFALPALLLGLYAQFRVQTSFNKYMRVPNYRRVTGLAAARELLSAAGLGHVEIEGTAGTLSDHYDPRTKTLRLSRPVAQSASVAAVAVVAHEVGHAVQDATDYTPMRVRSGIVPLVNLGSWLGPILFFIGLLAASPELALIGVLGFAAAAVFALVTLPVELNASSRALHMLQSSGLIAGQEVPAARTVLNAAALTYVAALAQAISTLLYFLTLLGGVRRD; this is translated from the coding sequence ATGCCGTTCCTGTTCTATAACCCCACTTACTGGCTTTTTGCCCTGCCGGCCCTCCTGCTGGGCCTATACGCCCAGTTCCGGGTCCAAACCTCGTTCAACAAGTACATGCGGGTCCCCAACTACCGCCGCGTGACGGGGCTGGCAGCGGCGCGGGAACTGCTCTCCGCCGCTGGTCTCGGTCACGTGGAGATCGAGGGAACCGCGGGCACCCTGAGCGACCACTACGACCCTCGCACCAAGACTCTCCGCCTCTCGCGGCCCGTGGCTCAGTCCGCCTCGGTGGCCGCAGTGGCAGTGGTAGCCCACGAGGTCGGGCATGCCGTCCAGGATGCCACCGATTACACACCGATGCGAGTGCGCTCTGGCATCGTGCCCCTGGTGAACCTGGGCTCTTGGCTGGGACCCATCCTCTTCTTCATTGGCCTCCTGGCCGCTAGCCCCGAGCTGGCACTCATTGGAGTACTCGGCTTCGCCGCCGCGGCGGTGTTTGCCCTTGTCACCTTGCCAGTCGAGCTCAACGCGAGCTCCCGTGCCCTGCACATGCTTCAGTCCTCTGGGCTCATCGCTGGCCAGGAGGTCCCCGCCGCCAGGACTGTGCTCAACGCTGCCGCGCTCACTTACGTGGCCGCTCTGGCCCAAGCCATAAGCACCCTGCTCTACTTCCTCACCCTCCTCGGTGGTGTCCGACGGGACTAG
- a CDS encoding Hsp20/alpha crystallin family protein produces the protein MAELVPRENREVMTLREAIDRLFEESFVRPWTHFARAGERGMALDVYDEGDHVVVEAVVPGVKSEDVDVRVEGNVLTIRAETSKSKDVSDEKYFYRERYRGVMQRSVTLPSEVNADKADARLENGILRLALPKAEKERTRRIQVKGA, from the coding sequence ATGGCGGAACTAGTACCACGAGAGAATCGCGAGGTTATGACGTTGCGTGAAGCCATTGATCGCCTGTTCGAGGAATCATTCGTGCGTCCCTGGACGCACTTCGCGCGGGCAGGCGAGCGTGGCATGGCCCTGGACGTCTACGATGAAGGTGATCACGTCGTGGTGGAAGCGGTGGTCCCCGGGGTGAAGTCGGAGGACGTGGACGTCCGGGTGGAAGGGAATGTCCTCACCATTAGGGCCGAGACGAGCAAGAGCAAAGACGTGTCGGACGAGAAGTACTTCTACAGAGAGCGCTACCGCGGCGTAATGCAGCGGAGTGTCACCTTGCCTTCAGAGGTGAACGCGGATAAGGCGGATGCCAGGCTGGAGAACGGTATCCTGAGACTGGCTCTACCCAAGGCCGAGAAGGAGCGGACCCGCCGCATACAGGTCAAGGGCGCCTAG
- a CDS encoding Hsp20/alpha crystallin family protein, with product MRDITRWDPLAEAVSLRQMMDRLFEDSFVRPFTWRGDTGRALRPPLDIYSTDEDIVILMSVPGVKPEDVDVTVEGDTVTIRGEIKPPIENVDYVVQERATGPFRRVVTLNVPVEADKAEASFKDGVLTLTLPKAAEIRPRSIKVQAGG from the coding sequence ATGAGAGACATCACGCGTTGGGATCCGCTAGCGGAGGCGGTGAGCCTGCGGCAGATGATGGACCGCCTCTTCGAAGACAGCTTCGTGCGCCCCTTCACCTGGAGAGGGGACACCGGTAGGGCTCTGCGTCCCCCTCTGGACATCTACAGCACCGATGAGGACATCGTCATCCTCATGAGCGTGCCCGGCGTCAAGCCCGAGGACGTAGATGTCACCGTGGAGGGCGACACCGTCACCATCCGGGGCGAGATCAAGCCCCCCATCGAGAACGTGGATTACGTGGTGCAGGAGCGGGCTACCGGCCCCTTCCGCCGGGTGGTGACCCTGAACGTGCCGGTGGAGGCGGACAAGGCGGAGGCCTCCTTCAAGGACGGGGTCCTCACCCTCACCCTGCCCAAGGCGGCGGAGATCAGGCCGCGCAGCATCAAGGTTCAGGCCGGCGGATAG
- a CDS encoding sugar phosphate isomerase/epimerase produces the protein MRHAVFTVMLPEWTPEEAVGKLAEAGYDGVEWRVHQLSSAAPGSVPAAMRYWAANRCTLDADTLPERAAEVRRMTEAAGLEMPALGTYVTCEELEKVRRLMGAAAAMGAPMMRVGPPRFDGSQNYNDVFARAVDLYGKVEAAARESGVKATIEIHMNTLTPSPGLAQRLASHFDPRYVGVILDAGNMVYEGFESYAMAVDLLGPHLAHVHVKNAAWQVVGEEGGRTLWKCDAAAMWEGIADYPALLAALSRSGYGGYLSFEDFSQGMSTEEKLIRNLEYIRGLEAAPAAMS, from the coding sequence ATGAGACATGCTGTTTTCACTGTGATGCTGCCCGAGTGGACACCCGAGGAGGCTGTCGGCAAGCTGGCGGAGGCGGGCTATGACGGGGTGGAGTGGCGGGTGCACCAGCTCTCATCGGCAGCGCCGGGAAGCGTACCGGCGGCGATGCGATACTGGGCCGCCAACCGGTGCACCCTGGATGCAGACACTCTGCCTGAACGGGCGGCCGAGGTGCGCCGGATGACGGAGGCTGCTGGCCTCGAGATGCCCGCTCTGGGCACCTACGTCACCTGTGAGGAACTGGAGAAGGTGCGCCGACTGATGGGGGCGGCCGCAGCGATGGGTGCTCCCATGATGAGGGTGGGCCCGCCCCGGTTCGACGGCAGCCAGAACTACAATGACGTGTTCGCCCGGGCGGTGGACTTGTACGGCAAGGTAGAGGCCGCGGCCCGCGAGAGCGGCGTCAAGGCCACTATCGAGATTCACATGAACACCTTGACGCCAAGCCCCGGCCTGGCCCAGCGGCTGGCATCGCACTTCGACCCTCGATATGTAGGCGTGATACTGGACGCGGGCAACATGGTCTATGAAGGGTTCGAGAGCTATGCCATGGCGGTGGACCTGCTGGGCCCGCATCTGGCCCACGTACACGTGAAGAATGCGGCGTGGCAGGTGGTAGGCGAGGAGGGTGGCCGGACCCTATGGAAGTGTGACGCCGCCGCCATGTGGGAGGGGATCGCCGACTACCCTGCGTTGCTCGCTGCTCTGAGCCGAAGTGGCTATGGTGGCTACCTCTCGTTCGAGGACTTCAGCCAGGGGATGTCTACTGAGGAGAAGCTGATACGGAATCTGGAATACATCCGCGGCTTGGAGGCCGCCCCAGCAGCGATGAGCTGA
- a CDS encoding sugar phosphate isomerase/epimerase: MKIGIFTALFQDRPLEQALDVIAEMGLEAVEIGTGGYPGTAHADPAVLLGDEAKARALRQAVESRGLTISAFSCHGNAVHPDAAFSRASHESWRQTVLLAEKLEVPVVNTFSGCPGGSPNDRYPNWVTCPWPDDFLKVLDYQWNEVLIPYWAEEEKYARSHGVKIALEMHPGMSVYNPETAQKLRQATGSYLGVNFDPSHLFWQGIDPVQAVRSLGEAIHHVHAKDTKVDALNAGLNGVLDTKPYSDEIHRSWLFRSVGYGHDLMFWKDFVSNLRLVGYDYVLSIEHEDSLMSPMEGLRKAVETLRQSVISEPPGQMFWA, encoded by the coding sequence ATGAAGATCGGCATCTTCACGGCTTTGTTTCAGGATCGGCCGCTGGAGCAGGCACTAGACGTAATCGCTGAGATGGGCCTCGAAGCGGTCGAGATAGGTACAGGTGGATATCCAGGCACGGCTCACGCCGACCCCGCGGTTCTCCTGGGCGATGAGGCGAAGGCTCGCGCCCTCAGGCAGGCAGTGGAGAGCCGAGGGCTGACGATCAGCGCTTTCAGTTGCCACGGGAACGCGGTACATCCGGATGCGGCGTTTTCCCGCGCTTCGCACGAGTCTTGGCGGCAAACGGTACTCCTGGCGGAGAAGCTGGAGGTCCCGGTGGTCAATACCTTCTCCGGGTGCCCTGGTGGATCTCCTAACGACAGGTACCCCAATTGGGTCACCTGCCCCTGGCCCGACGACTTCCTGAAGGTGCTGGACTACCAGTGGAATGAGGTGCTGATCCCTTACTGGGCGGAGGAGGAGAAGTATGCCCGCTCTCACGGGGTGAAGATCGCTCTGGAGATGCATCCTGGGATGAGCGTATACAACCCGGAGACGGCTCAGAAGCTGCGGCAAGCCACCGGCAGCTACTTGGGGGTAAACTTCGACCCCAGTCACCTGTTCTGGCAGGGCATCGACCCGGTGCAGGCGGTCCGCTCGCTAGGTGAGGCCATCCATCACGTCCATGCCAAGGATACGAAGGTGGACGCCTTGAATGCTGGCCTCAACGGCGTGCTGGACACCAAGCCTTACTCAGATGAGATCCATCGCTCGTGGCTATTCCGCTCGGTGGGCTACGGCCACGATCTGATGTTCTGGAAGGACTTCGTCAGCAACCTGCGGCTGGTGGGCTATGACTACGTGCTCAGTATCGAGCATGAAGACTCGCTCATGTCACCGATGGAAGGGCTGCGCAAGGCGGTGGAGACGCTGAGGCAGTCTGTGATCAGCGAACCGCCGGGGCAGATGTTCTGGGCTTGA